From one Xiphophorus hellerii strain 12219 chromosome 18, Xiphophorus_hellerii-4.1, whole genome shotgun sequence genomic stretch:
- the wdr74 gene encoding WD repeat-containing protein 74, with protein MEERSRLCSVWLGSETGILKGVSLDRKQAFNFSNTRALSRDQEVRALCWADPAESELLLGCADGTVRTFSTEKGVFTEARSCGDPQEGCFSGLASLRGSAIITCAECGKVRVWREDGSGPVAELDAGSNVCRMRQSPMDPNRVATGGKENGLKIWDLERPEKPLFTAKNLRDDWLDLRRPHWVRDIGFIPDSDKVVTCTGYHQVHVFDPATPQRRPVLEAEFGEYPLTALALPAGSGAVVVGNTQGDVAVLDLRKGLVRGRLKGAAGGVRALQCHASQPLVASCGLDRFLRVHSLEDRQPLHRVYLKSRLTCLLLASRELQAGQGGGATEGAEPQVKEEEEDEVWDRMERVEEEEEATKRKPAAGEEEVKKKKKKKEGD; from the exons ATGGAGGAGCGCAGCAGACTGTGCTCCGTGTGGCTCGGGTCCGAGACCGGGATTCTGAAGGGGGTCAGTCTGGACCGGAAGCAGGCCTTTAACTTCTCCAACACGCGCGCGCTGAGCCGCGACCAGGAGGTGCGCGCGCTGTGCTGGGCAGACCCGGCGGAGAGCGAGCTGCTGCTGGGCTGCGCGGACGGAACCGTCCGGACCTTCAGCACCGAGAAGGGCGTCTTCACCGAGGCCCGGAGCTGCGGAGACCCGCAGGAGGGCTGCTTCAGCGGGCTGGCCTCGCTGCGGGGCTCCGCCATCATCACCTGCGCGGAGTGCGGGAAGGTGCGGGTGTGGCGGGAGGACGGCAGCGGGCCGGTGGCCGAGCTGGACGCGGGCAGCAACGTGTGCCGGATGCGGCAGAGCCCGATGGACCCGAACCGGGTGGCGACGGGCGGGAAGGAGAACGGGCTGAAGATCTGGGACCTGGAGCGGCCTGAGAAGCCGCTATTCACCGCGAAGAACCTGCGGGACGACTGGCTGGATCTACGGAGGCCGCACTGGGTCAGAGACATCGGCTTCATCCCGGACTCCGACAAGGTGGTCACCTGCACGGGCTACCATCAG GTTCACGTGTTTGACCCGGCGACCCCCCAGCGGCGGCCCGTCCTGGAGGCGGAGTTCGGCGAGTATCCGCTGACGGCACTGGCGCTGCCTGCCGGCAGCGGCGCCGTGGTGGTGGGCAACACGCAGGGCGACGTGGCGGTGCTGGATCTCAGGAAGGGGCTGGTCCGCGGGCGCCTGAAGGGCGCGGCGGGCGGCGTGCGCGCCCTGCAGTGCCACGCCTCCCAGCCGCTGGTGGCGTCCTGCGGCCTGGACCGCTTCCTGCGGGTCCACAGCCTGGAGGACCGGCAGCCGCTGCATCGCGTGTACCTCAAGTCCCGGCTCACCTGCCTCCTGCTGGCCAGCCGGGAACTGCAGGCCGGCCAGGGGGGCGGGGCCacggagggggcggagcctcaggtgaaggaggaggaagaggacgagGTGTGGGACAGGATGGAgcgggtggaggaggaggaagaggcgacCAAGAGGAAACCAGCAGCaggagaggaggaggtgaagaagaagaagaagaagaaagaaggagACTGA
- the iws1 gene encoding protein IWS1 homolog isoform X2, which yields MDGGEEEFMSDDGGGTPVQDEHPQSDGEEMRSDGRQSEDDGSNDEDAAIAMETGGAASSSDAEDRRRADSDSEDEAPGGRRDKSDSEAEPRRPGDSDDEDSPAKRRASASDEEEEESPRKRRQSGSEDEASSPVKRGASDNEGEEEDVSFPAKHQGSSSEPEDAPKGDGTRSDSDNEEDKPVPASSPRQHSDSDSDAEPPARRQAAPIDSDEEDEGKREEEEETGGGKWKGVMQSDSEDEEDEGQRKKAATGSDEEQREEAEKKQQRDDSEEEDDKPVKRKKVILSDSEDEDEEKEDKPAAKRSRAVSDDDENSGSGDGSVGPDRSLAAKLRELGSDSGSDEEDQSKPAVVKKDEKALFGSDSDSGEDDEEEKMIADIFGESGDEEEEEFTGFNQEELEADSKQPKQQQQAADESDSDEGVDRSGQDTSFMSDFDIMLAKRKAMNSRKRRHRDGGTFISDADDVVSAMITKMNEAAEEDRTLNSQKKPALKKLTLLPQVVMHLKKQDLKETFIDSGVMSAIKEWISPLPDKSLPALRIREELLRILQELPNVSQETLKHSGIGRAVMFLYKHPKESRANKDLALKLINEWSRPIFGLTSNYKGMTREERQQRDLDQQTPQRRRLSEPQKVERAQEPDVFSPPTSSGGQTPRRDLEKQLTGEEKALRPGDPGFCARARVPMPSNKDYVVRPKWNVEGDSSRSGYKKAISLLEKHKRRFAEQRKLRRPQGAVKISIEGNRMPL from the exons ATGGACGGAGGAGAGGAGGAATTTATGTCCG ACGATGGGGGCGGGACTCCGGTTCAGGATGAGCATCCTCAATCCGACGGCGAGGAGATGAGGAGCGACGGCCGGCAGTCTGAG GACGACGGCAGCAACGACGAAGATGCCGCCATTGCCATGGAAACAGGTGGAGCAGCCAGCAGCTCGGACGCAGAGGACCGGCGCCGGGCCGACAGCGACTCAGAGGACGAGGCCCCTGGGGGCCGCCGAGACAAGAGCGACTCGGAGGCAGAGCCTCGTCGGCCTGGCGACAGCGACGATGAAGACTCTCCGGCGAAACGCAGGGCAAGTGCGTcggacgaggaagaggaggagtcgCCGAGGAAGAGACGGCAGAGCGGCTCGGAGGACGAGGCGTCGTCTCCGGTCAAACGGGGAGCGTCCGACAatgagggagaggaggaggacgtGTCGTTTCCCGCCAAGCACCAAGGAAGCAGCTCTGAGCCGGAGGACGCCCCCAAAGGAGATGGCACCCGCAGCGACTCCGACAACGAAGAGGACAAACCGGTGCCAGCATCGTCTCCACGGCAACACTCCGACAGTGACTCTGACGCAGAGCCGCCCGCCAGACGCCAGGCGGCGCCGATAGACTCTGACGAGGAAGATGAGGGTAAacgggaggaagaggaggagaccGGGGGAGGGAAGTGGAAGGGTGTGATGCAATCCGACAGTGAGGATGAAGAGGACGAAGGGCAGAGGAAGAAGGCtgcaacaggaagtgatgaagaGCAGCGCgaggaagcagagaagaagcAACAGAGAGATGACAGCGAGGAAGAGGACGACAAACCAG tgaagAGGAAGAAGGTCATCTTGTCTGACAGCGAAGACGAGGATGAAGAGAAGGAAGATAAACCAG CGGCGAAGAGGAGCCGGGCGGTTTCGGACGACGACGAGAACTCGGGCAGCGGCGACGGCTCTGTCGGCCCGGATCGGAGCCTGGCGGCCAAGCTGAGGGAGCTTGGGTCAGACAGCGGCAGCGACGAAGAGGACCAGTCCAAACCCGCGGTGGTGAAGAAGGACGAGAAGGCGCTGTTCGGCAGCGACAGCGACTCCGGCGAGGATGACGAAGAGGA GAAAATGATCGCAGACATTTTCGGAGAGTCtggagatgaggaagaggaggagttcACG GGCTTCAaccaggaggagctggaggccgACAGCAAGCAGccgaagcagcagcagcaggcggcCGATGAGTCCGACTCTGACGAAGGAGTGGACCGCAGCGGCCAGGA cacTAGCTTCATGTCTGACTTCGACATCATGCTAGCCAAGAGGAAAGCCATGAACAGTCGGAAGAGGAGGCACCGAGACGGAGGAACGTTCATCAGCGACGCCGACGACGTCGTAAGCGCCATGATCACAAAGATGAACGAGGCCGCAGAG GAGGACCGGACTTTGAACAGCCAGAAGAAGCCGGCTCTGAAGAAGCTCACGCTGCTGCCGCAGGTCGTCATGCACCTCAAGAA GCAGGACCTGAAGGAGACGTTCATCGACAGCGGCGTGATGTCGGCCATCAAGGAGTGGATTAGCCCTCTGCCCGACAAATCGCTGCCGGCGCTGCGAATCAGAGAGGAGCTGCTGCGGATCCTGCAGGAG CTCCCCAACGTCAGCCAGGAGACGCTGAAGCACAGCGGGATCGGACGGGCCGTCATGTTCCTCTACAAGCATCCCAAAGAATCCCGGGCCAACAAAGACCTGGCGCTGAAGCTCATCA ACGAATGGTCGCGGCCGATCTTTGGTCTGACGTCCAACTACAAGGGAATGACGAGGGAAGAGCGGCAGCAGAGAGATCTGGACCAGCAGACGCCTCAGAGACGCCGGCTCAG TGAGCCTCAGAAGGTGGAGAGGGCGCAAGAACCTGACGTTTTCTCTCCACCAACCAG CTCTGGAGGTCAGACGCCCCGCAGAGACCTGGAGAAGCAGCTCACCGGGGAGGAAAA AGCTCTGCGACCCGGTGATCCCGGGTTCTGTGCCCGGGCTCGGGTGCCGATGCCCTCCAACAAGGACTATGTGGTCCGACCCAAATGGAACGTGGAGGGGGATTCCAGCAGG AGCGGTTATAAGAAAGCCATCAGCCTGCTGGAGAAGCACAAGCGGCGTTTCGCCGAGCAGAGGAAGCTGCGGCGGCCGCAGGGAGCCGTGAAGATCAGCATAGAGGGGAACAGGATGCCACTGTAG
- the iws1 gene encoding protein IWS1 homolog isoform X1, whose translation MDGGEEEFMSDDGGGTPVQDEHPQSDGEEMRSDGRQSEDDGSNDEDAAIAMETGGAASSSDAEDRRRADSDSEDEAPGGRRDKSDSEAEPRRPGDSDDEDSPAKRRASASDEEEEESPRKRRQSGSEDEASSPVKRGASDNEGEEEDVSFPAKHQGSSSEPEDAPKGDGTRSDSDNEEDKPVPASSPRQHSDSDSDAEPPARRQAAPIDSDEEDEGKREEEEETGGGKWKGVMQSDSEDEEDEGQRKKAATGSDEEQREEAEKKQQRDDSEEEDDKPVKRKKVILSDSEDEDEEKEDKPAAKRSRAVSDDDENSGSGDGSVGPDRSLAAKLRELGSDSGSDEEDQSKPAVVKKDEKALFGSDSDSGEDDEEEKMIADIFGESGDEEEEEFTGFNQEELEADSKQPKQQQQAADESDSDEGVDRSGQDTSFMSDFDIMLAKRKAMNSRKRRHRDGGTFISDADDVVSAMITKMNEAAEEDRTLNSQKKPALKKLTLLPQVVMHLKKQDLKETFIDSGVMSAIKEWISPLPDKSLPALRIREELLRILQELPNVSQETLKHSGIGRAVMFLYKHPKESRANKDLALKLINEWSRPIFGLTSNYKGMTREERQQRDLDQQTPQRRRLSEPQKVERAQEPDVFSPPTSSGGQTPRRDLEKQLTGEEKALRPGDPGFCARARVPMPSNKDYVVRPKWNVEGDSSRGPVKKGLSRVDKQMRRFADIRRLTKTGHAVKISVEGNRMPL comes from the exons ATGGACGGAGGAGAGGAGGAATTTATGTCCG ACGATGGGGGCGGGACTCCGGTTCAGGATGAGCATCCTCAATCCGACGGCGAGGAGATGAGGAGCGACGGCCGGCAGTCTGAG GACGACGGCAGCAACGACGAAGATGCCGCCATTGCCATGGAAACAGGTGGAGCAGCCAGCAGCTCGGACGCAGAGGACCGGCGCCGGGCCGACAGCGACTCAGAGGACGAGGCCCCTGGGGGCCGCCGAGACAAGAGCGACTCGGAGGCAGAGCCTCGTCGGCCTGGCGACAGCGACGATGAAGACTCTCCGGCGAAACGCAGGGCAAGTGCGTcggacgaggaagaggaggagtcgCCGAGGAAGAGACGGCAGAGCGGCTCGGAGGACGAGGCGTCGTCTCCGGTCAAACGGGGAGCGTCCGACAatgagggagaggaggaggacgtGTCGTTTCCCGCCAAGCACCAAGGAAGCAGCTCTGAGCCGGAGGACGCCCCCAAAGGAGATGGCACCCGCAGCGACTCCGACAACGAAGAGGACAAACCGGTGCCAGCATCGTCTCCACGGCAACACTCCGACAGTGACTCTGACGCAGAGCCGCCCGCCAGACGCCAGGCGGCGCCGATAGACTCTGACGAGGAAGATGAGGGTAAacgggaggaagaggaggagaccGGGGGAGGGAAGTGGAAGGGTGTGATGCAATCCGACAGTGAGGATGAAGAGGACGAAGGGCAGAGGAAGAAGGCtgcaacaggaagtgatgaagaGCAGCGCgaggaagcagagaagaagcAACAGAGAGATGACAGCGAGGAAGAGGACGACAAACCAG tgaagAGGAAGAAGGTCATCTTGTCTGACAGCGAAGACGAGGATGAAGAGAAGGAAGATAAACCAG CGGCGAAGAGGAGCCGGGCGGTTTCGGACGACGACGAGAACTCGGGCAGCGGCGACGGCTCTGTCGGCCCGGATCGGAGCCTGGCGGCCAAGCTGAGGGAGCTTGGGTCAGACAGCGGCAGCGACGAAGAGGACCAGTCCAAACCCGCGGTGGTGAAGAAGGACGAGAAGGCGCTGTTCGGCAGCGACAGCGACTCCGGCGAGGATGACGAAGAGGA GAAAATGATCGCAGACATTTTCGGAGAGTCtggagatgaggaagaggaggagttcACG GGCTTCAaccaggaggagctggaggccgACAGCAAGCAGccgaagcagcagcagcaggcggcCGATGAGTCCGACTCTGACGAAGGAGTGGACCGCAGCGGCCAGGA cacTAGCTTCATGTCTGACTTCGACATCATGCTAGCCAAGAGGAAAGCCATGAACAGTCGGAAGAGGAGGCACCGAGACGGAGGAACGTTCATCAGCGACGCCGACGACGTCGTAAGCGCCATGATCACAAAGATGAACGAGGCCGCAGAG GAGGACCGGACTTTGAACAGCCAGAAGAAGCCGGCTCTGAAGAAGCTCACGCTGCTGCCGCAGGTCGTCATGCACCTCAAGAA GCAGGACCTGAAGGAGACGTTCATCGACAGCGGCGTGATGTCGGCCATCAAGGAGTGGATTAGCCCTCTGCCCGACAAATCGCTGCCGGCGCTGCGAATCAGAGAGGAGCTGCTGCGGATCCTGCAGGAG CTCCCCAACGTCAGCCAGGAGACGCTGAAGCACAGCGGGATCGGACGGGCCGTCATGTTCCTCTACAAGCATCCCAAAGAATCCCGGGCCAACAAAGACCTGGCGCTGAAGCTCATCA ACGAATGGTCGCGGCCGATCTTTGGTCTGACGTCCAACTACAAGGGAATGACGAGGGAAGAGCGGCAGCAGAGAGATCTGGACCAGCAGACGCCTCAGAGACGCCGGCTCAG TGAGCCTCAGAAGGTGGAGAGGGCGCAAGAACCTGACGTTTTCTCTCCACCAACCAG CTCTGGAGGTCAGACGCCCCGCAGAGACCTGGAGAAGCAGCTCACCGGGGAGGAAAA AGCTCTGCGACCCGGTGATCCCGGGTTCTGTGCCCGGGCTCGGGTGCCGATGCCCTCCAACAAGGACTATGTGGTCCGACCCAAATGGAACGTGGAGGGGGATTCCAGCAGG GGGCCGGTGAAGAAGGGTTTGTCCCGGGTCGATAAACAGATGCGAAGGTTTGCGGACATCCGGCGGCTGACGAAGACTGGTCACGCTGTGAAGATCAGCGTGGAAGGAAACCGGATGCCACTCTGA
- the iws1 gene encoding protein IWS1 homolog isoform X3, whose protein sequence is MDGGEEEFMSDDGGGTPVQDEHPQSDGEEMRSDGRQSEDDGSNDEDAAIAMETGGAASSSDAEDRRRADSDSEDEAPGGRRDKSDSEAEPRRPGDSDDEDSPAKRRASASDEEEEESPRKRRQSGSEDEASSPVKRGASDNEGEEEDVSFPAKHQGSSSEPEDAPKGDGTRSDSDNEEDKPVPASSPRQHSDSDSDAEPPARRQAAPIDSDEEDEGKREEEEETGGGKWKGVMQSDSEDEEDEGQRKKAATGSDEEQREEAEKKQQRDDSEEEDDKPVKRKKVILSDSEDEDEEKEDKPAAKRSRAVSDDDENSGSGDGSVGPDRSLAAKLRELGSDSGSDEEDQSKPAVVKKDEKALFGSDSDSGEDDEEEKMIADIFGESGDEEEEEFTGFNQEELEADSKQPKQQQQAADESDSDEGVDRSGQDTSFMSDFDIMLAKRKAMNSRKRRHRDGGTFISDADDVVSAMITKMNEAAEEDRTLNSQKKPALKKLTLLPQVVMHLKKQDLKETFIDSGVMSAIKEWISPLPDKSLPALRIREELLRILQELPNVSQETLKHSGIGRAVMFLYKHPKESRANKDLALKLINEWSRPIFGLTSNYKGMTREERQQRDLDQQTPQRRRLSSGGQTPRRDLEKQLTGEEKALRPGDPGFCARARVPMPSNKDYVVRPKWNVEGDSSRGPVKKGLSRVDKQMRRFADIRRLTKTGHAVKISVEGNRMPL, encoded by the exons ATGGACGGAGGAGAGGAGGAATTTATGTCCG ACGATGGGGGCGGGACTCCGGTTCAGGATGAGCATCCTCAATCCGACGGCGAGGAGATGAGGAGCGACGGCCGGCAGTCTGAG GACGACGGCAGCAACGACGAAGATGCCGCCATTGCCATGGAAACAGGTGGAGCAGCCAGCAGCTCGGACGCAGAGGACCGGCGCCGGGCCGACAGCGACTCAGAGGACGAGGCCCCTGGGGGCCGCCGAGACAAGAGCGACTCGGAGGCAGAGCCTCGTCGGCCTGGCGACAGCGACGATGAAGACTCTCCGGCGAAACGCAGGGCAAGTGCGTcggacgaggaagaggaggagtcgCCGAGGAAGAGACGGCAGAGCGGCTCGGAGGACGAGGCGTCGTCTCCGGTCAAACGGGGAGCGTCCGACAatgagggagaggaggaggacgtGTCGTTTCCCGCCAAGCACCAAGGAAGCAGCTCTGAGCCGGAGGACGCCCCCAAAGGAGATGGCACCCGCAGCGACTCCGACAACGAAGAGGACAAACCGGTGCCAGCATCGTCTCCACGGCAACACTCCGACAGTGACTCTGACGCAGAGCCGCCCGCCAGACGCCAGGCGGCGCCGATAGACTCTGACGAGGAAGATGAGGGTAAacgggaggaagaggaggagaccGGGGGAGGGAAGTGGAAGGGTGTGATGCAATCCGACAGTGAGGATGAAGAGGACGAAGGGCAGAGGAAGAAGGCtgcaacaggaagtgatgaagaGCAGCGCgaggaagcagagaagaagcAACAGAGAGATGACAGCGAGGAAGAGGACGACAAACCAG tgaagAGGAAGAAGGTCATCTTGTCTGACAGCGAAGACGAGGATGAAGAGAAGGAAGATAAACCAG CGGCGAAGAGGAGCCGGGCGGTTTCGGACGACGACGAGAACTCGGGCAGCGGCGACGGCTCTGTCGGCCCGGATCGGAGCCTGGCGGCCAAGCTGAGGGAGCTTGGGTCAGACAGCGGCAGCGACGAAGAGGACCAGTCCAAACCCGCGGTGGTGAAGAAGGACGAGAAGGCGCTGTTCGGCAGCGACAGCGACTCCGGCGAGGATGACGAAGAGGA GAAAATGATCGCAGACATTTTCGGAGAGTCtggagatgaggaagaggaggagttcACG GGCTTCAaccaggaggagctggaggccgACAGCAAGCAGccgaagcagcagcagcaggcggcCGATGAGTCCGACTCTGACGAAGGAGTGGACCGCAGCGGCCAGGA cacTAGCTTCATGTCTGACTTCGACATCATGCTAGCCAAGAGGAAAGCCATGAACAGTCGGAAGAGGAGGCACCGAGACGGAGGAACGTTCATCAGCGACGCCGACGACGTCGTAAGCGCCATGATCACAAAGATGAACGAGGCCGCAGAG GAGGACCGGACTTTGAACAGCCAGAAGAAGCCGGCTCTGAAGAAGCTCACGCTGCTGCCGCAGGTCGTCATGCACCTCAAGAA GCAGGACCTGAAGGAGACGTTCATCGACAGCGGCGTGATGTCGGCCATCAAGGAGTGGATTAGCCCTCTGCCCGACAAATCGCTGCCGGCGCTGCGAATCAGAGAGGAGCTGCTGCGGATCCTGCAGGAG CTCCCCAACGTCAGCCAGGAGACGCTGAAGCACAGCGGGATCGGACGGGCCGTCATGTTCCTCTACAAGCATCCCAAAGAATCCCGGGCCAACAAAGACCTGGCGCTGAAGCTCATCA ACGAATGGTCGCGGCCGATCTTTGGTCTGACGTCCAACTACAAGGGAATGACGAGGGAAGAGCGGCAGCAGAGAGATCTGGACCAGCAGACGCCTCAGAGACGCCGGCTCAG CTCTGGAGGTCAGACGCCCCGCAGAGACCTGGAGAAGCAGCTCACCGGGGAGGAAAA AGCTCTGCGACCCGGTGATCCCGGGTTCTGTGCCCGGGCTCGGGTGCCGATGCCCTCCAACAAGGACTATGTGGTCCGACCCAAATGGAACGTGGAGGGGGATTCCAGCAGG GGGCCGGTGAAGAAGGGTTTGTCCCGGGTCGATAAACAGATGCGAAGGTTTGCGGACATCCGGCGGCTGACGAAGACTGGTCACGCTGTGAAGATCAGCGTGGAAGGAAACCGGATGCCACTCTGA